GGCTTGGGAGCTGAGTGATTAACTTCCCAGGGGAGTAGCCCTCAACAAACGACAGAGAAGGTGTGACGGACACCCCAGGGTGGGGCGAATTAACACGTGTCTACACTGACTCCTGAGTCCCCAGCAGGGTTGAGGTCAGCTGCCCACAGTGATAAAGCGTGACCCGCACCTGACACAGAGACCCCTTTACTGGCTGTTTGCCCCCTGGCcacaccccctacccccacctgCACCTCCCCCACCACCTCTGGGCTgttctgccctcccctctcctatCACTTCTGggctgtaagctccttgaaacCACAGAAACTCATATTTATTTCCCTTGCTTTTCCCACAGTGTCTAACCATGCTCAGAACCTTAGACACTCCATAAATACTCATTGAAATCATGTATTGAGTCATGGATGCCCCCAGACTACAGATATTGGGCCAAGAGTCAGTGTCGACCCCTCTTCCTCACAGACGTTTCAGCTCCTGAGCTCTCCTGATGACATATACTGGGCATGTACCATGAGAGAGAAATCAACCTTGGTTGGCTaaatcactgagatttgggggtttgtttgttatagcagcatcCTGTGGCCTATTCTGACTGATACAGTGATCCAACTCGACAAACAAACAGGTGtatcaaaataaagaattcagGAATGACAaagctatgatttttaaaataatgatacaaagaTTAATGATAAGCTCTTAAATATACAACTGAAACTAAGTAACTGCAGGGGGTATGCTTATGGAAGAATGCATATGCTATCTAAACCTTCACAAattaaaagtaacaataaaaccaactaaaaaatgagagggaagaagtaaaagtgttcatttcttttttacttttatttctttctttggtaGGAGTTTATACCATCtaatattgaaaaacaaagtttaaaataagcCTAATGATACTAACTTCTCTCTTACTGTTTTCTCCACATTATTCTTTAAACTCAGAAGAAATTGATTTAGAAATTACTATATCTagtgatgaagaaaaaaattcactgaagTTCAGCAATTCTTTCAGTTCAgttccactttttttcttctgttaaaataaaattaaatcttaacaCTGTTGTCTTAGGTTAGGTTCTTCTGGAAGCAGACTCTAAAATTtgagtatttcattgtgtatagaGGGTGGTCCCAGGAAGCCCTGGTAGGGGAGTGGGAAAtcaaggcagggaggggaaggaagcaaGGCCGGGTGTTaaagagcaggggccactctttatgGGGAGCTCGGCTTAGCCCCAGTGGAGAGCTGGGGAAAACTGCCTCAGAGCTGTCCCACCCACAGGGAGAGGACCTGGGGCATTTGGCCATCAACCTCCACCCATGATTAATGGCTCCCCTGGGTGTTAACTCCCAGGCACTTCTTCCCTGCCCTGTGCATGGGCTGACCCCACTCCTGCAGCCAGAGAACCCCTCAAGCTGAGGGGATCCAGGTGCTTTTGAGGGAAGTAACAGACTCTCCTAGAACAGTGAATGCCACCAGGATATGGGCTGGACACCGACAACACCTGTTACATTTCTTAAGTTTAAGAAGCCTGTATCATGGATTCATCCCGACTGAAttataccaagtgaaagaagacaatgtACCTCAAAGAGCTAcatgctgtgtgattccatttatacagtTTTCTGGACAAGTCCAAAGTCTAAGGACAGAAAACAGACCcttggttgccaagggctggggaggagTGAGGGATGACTACAGGGAGGCTCCAGGGAACTCGCTGGGGTGACGCAGATGCTGTTTATCTCCATGATGGTGGCGGTTACAGGACAATGCATTTGTCAAAGTTCATAGAACTATGCACCTCAAAAGGGCAAGTTTTaccatatgtaaattatacctcaaaaatcTGTCTGTGATGCTCTTAAAAATGTTTGCATACTATTTGCTATTTCAAGAAAGTTTAATTCTCCCTTGAGGGTGTAGGCACTTGGTTCTAAAACTAGAACAAGGCAGAAGTGATGTTGTGTGAATCAGAGTCTAGGTCATGAAAGACTGCAGCTTCCTGCTCTCTTATTCCCTCCTGGGTCACCCGGTCTGGGGGAAGCTAGATGCCAGGTCATCACAGCCCGAGGGAGGCCCACTCGGAGACCAGCTGTGGCCTCGGGCCACCAGCCACGTGAGGAGCCTTCTTGGAAGTGGGTCCCCTAGTCCCTACCAACCTGCTCCCCGGCCCACAGTTTGTAACCTCACAGGGGACCCTGAGACAGACCCACCCAGCTAAGCATCTCTCagttcctgaccctcagaaactgagCGAGACAAAATGATTGTGTGCGTGAAGCGGCTACGTTTTGGGttcatttgttatgcagcaatagataactgctATGCTGACTTAAAatttaattcctatttttaaataaaattatccattCCTTTAGATAAATTTATGCTAAGAGACAGTTGGCATGATATTGGTGAATAAGGTGAATGATGGCCGTTTCTGGGTGGTAGAATCTGGGGGtcatttttcttgtgtttgtCCTTCTTTACATTCTTGAACTACTTTTTATAACAAGTGTGTGTCaataaagtggaaaagaaaaataacgaCTTGGAGCCCAGAGTCAGTGCAGAGGTATCATTTCCTAGTGGCAGTGCCGGGGGAGGGTCTATAGGAAGCAGGAGCACCACTCCTTCAGGCAGTTCGAGCTCTCCCAGGCCTCACACTCGGTGGCACCGCAGCAGCAAATGAGCCACTTCTGAAACTCGGCTTCGTTCTTGTGCATCAGAAGGAACTGTCCCAACAGGGTGTAGGCCTGCATGGAGGAACACGGGAAACGTACTCAGCTGTGCTCTTCCTCCCCTGGCAAATCAAAGGAGGGGGCACAGGTCAGATTCAAGGGAGAAGGGCTATCCCTGAAACCCTGACCCTGGCGAAGAGGATTCGGACACTGGCCTGGGTGAGATGTGAGGTCAAGTTAAATGTCCATCTCTACAGGTGGCTTTGGGGGGCTGTCTAGCCTGGAAGGAACCTGAACATGTCCTTGAGATCTTGTTAAAAAGGCAGGATCTGACTCAGTaagtctggggtgaggcctgagactctgcatttctaatgcTGGTCCCGGAACAATGTTTTGAGTAGCAAGAGCCTCGTGTACCTCTGATGCTCCCTTCAGGCCTTGGATCTAATATTTCTCTCTTTGAAACACACACAGGAATTAGAGGTGCTCCCCACCCTGCCACTTTCTCAATGGTTCAAGCACAGGGTTTCTAACCCTTGACACTGTTGCATTTGGGATAATTCTGTGTTCAGGTGCACTGCTGGAagtttagcagcgtccctggcctgttcccactagatgccagcagtaCACCCCCTACCTTGAATTGTGACAATCATGaccatctccagacattgccaggcGTCCCCCAGGGGCCAGAATCTCCCTcaactgagaaccactgcaccTGGGACTGGCAGGTGAAGGGCACCTTAGCATCAGTTTGTTTTTGCAAACCCGCCGCGTGACTCCAGGCAACTCACTTAACCCGAAGTGAGAACCTGCAGAGCCTGGGGTTCAGTTTCTGCATCTTCCGAAGGCCCTTCAtctgccccgccccaccctgcaAATTGGATTAAGTGAATTCAGTGTGAGACCagtggagaaatgcaaattccttttTGGTCCTGGAAGACCTGCAGCCCTGTGGGAGGAGCAGACAAGGTATCAAGCACGCTGAACCTTGCCCCTTTTCCCCTTCTGAAGGGTCTCTCTGGATGAAAAACACATGTAAAGATTAAGTGCCCCACAAGTCAAAGTTGTACAGTGTTCTCTGGTTTTCTGAGTCCTGGTCCCACAGCTTTTCATTCCTCTCGTGCTGTTTCATCACTGATAGTCATGAGGGGCAAGGGccacaaggagagagagacatCCAAGGCCACAGACTGGCCGGGACATGAACGGGGAAGGCCACGTTCAGTGCCCGGCTCTCCGGCCCTGGAATGAATGGGAACCAGTGTCCAGGCCTTGAGTCCTGGGCCCCCTCCAGGAAAACCCACTGGCGTCTATGTATTTCACTTACATAAAACCAAGCAAACTTCATCTTAACCAAAATGAacgcattttttaaaagacaaattaaataAAAGCTGAATTCCAGTCATAAAATATACCCAAGCATTGGagtttggggttttaaaaaaatttttaggccAGATCCTGTTGTTGAAAAGAGACAAAAGCTAGGATTTCATGGTCATTTTAAATTGCTACTTTAATCATCTTTTTGAAAAAGCGGTGTAATTGATTAGAATGATCTCATTTTACTTTGTCAGCATCCTCGTCTTTTCAGGGGTGATTttactgtgtgtgtttttttaaaattaattaatttattaatttatttatttttggctgcgctgggtcttcgttgctgcacgcgggctttctctagttgtagcgagtcggggctactcttcgttgcagtgtgcgggcttctcattgcagtggcttttcttgttgtggagcatgggctgtaggcgcgcaagcttcagtagttgtggaatgtgggcccagtagttgtggctcgcggggtctagagtgccggctcagtagttgtggcatatgggcgcatttgctccgcgacatgtgggatcatcccggaccagggctcgaacccgtctcccctgcattggcaggcagattcttaaccactgcgccatcggggaagtccctgagatgttttttaattcaacgttttaaaaaatgaacatttactgaatgttGATTGAGCCCGTTGCTGCAGTAGGTATGGGAGGTGCAGAGCTTTGTCCCAGGAGAGAGAACATCGATGATAGTGGTAGTAAGTGACGCTTTTGAGCACCGTGGGCAGGCTCAGACCCCTGATATGTTTTTCTGCTTCGGATCCTGACATGCGCCCCGTCCATTCTCCAGATGGGTCACTGAGAACCCTGGAGGTAAGACGCCTGTCTTCGGCCCCATTCCAGCACACCCCACCCATCCGCGGCCTGGCCTGGCACCTCCGCCATTCTGAGGTCTGGCATCGGCTGCTCTGGTAACCAGAGCTTCCATGTCCCTCCACGCAGCCAGGATGCCAGGGACCTCGTGGCTCGCAGGACCAGAGGCAAACTTTCCAGGAAAGCCACAGGCAAGAGGGCCTCCAGACCCAAGTGGCAACTTGATGCTCCCGTCTGCCCTTTCTCTTGGGAAGTCGGGCCtgcttctccctgctccccagggaAGCAGGAGTCGTAGGCTCCCATCATGGCCCTGATGGAAGGAAGCCCCCTGGGTTTCtctgcgggctctagagagcgaGCCCCTaaccaggaggaagaggagccacCCTCTGCCTCCTTGGGCCAAAGCTCACAAAAACCTGGCTGCAGGGAGAGTGACGCAGATACCCTGACAGACGGTCCCCACCTCCCGCCACCCTGGCCAGGGACGTTCATTCCTTCCCGAGGCAGCCTTTGCCCGTGTGGCAGGATGGCAGCTCGAGGGAAGACTACCGTCAACTCCACATCCCAGTCGTGAGCAGGTCTGGACCAGCCTCCGGTGTGCCGTGCCTGTTCCTTGCAAAACAGTAGCAATATTTGAGTCCGGGGTCCCTGGTGAGTGACAAATGCCGTCACACAGGCCCTGCGCTCAGAGCCCCACTTGGTTTGCTGCTATGCtgccaccatcttgaaattcctGATGAATTTCAACAAGGGGCCGCCCATCTTCATCTTGCACTGGGCCCGCAGATTAGGTCCTGGTCCACGCTCATTAAAAAtttcagggactttcctggcggtccagtggttaagacttcgtgcttccactgcaggcagcgcaggttcgatgcctggtcagggaactaagatcccccatggcgcgtggagcggccaaaaaaaaaaatttccacctCCATTATGACACCCGGCCTTTCAAACAGAGACACGTAGTCTCGGCCCCTCACTGTCAAGCTTACACCCTGCCAGTTCCCATCCCCTCAGCGCCCGTGGTGAATGGACTTTACAGCACCACCAGGCTTCGTTGTGTGATGaacaactttctttttctctaactgGACGTTGGCTCTTCAGCCTTCAGGGCCACTGAGTGCCAAAGACAACCTCGCAAATCCAGCCTCTGTCAGTCTTTCCAGTGTAAAACTCCTCGTCTGAAGCGTGAATGTTCAATCCACTGTGCTTTCTTCCTCCTGCCTGTCTCCCTAGGACACACTTACACTAAGACATTGTTTAACTGAAACTCAAATTTAATTTGAGCGTGctgtattttacctggcaacCCTGCATAGGGTAACCCCAAGCTTCTGTGACTGACTCCTTGTAGGGTCCGGGCatcaggcagggctggggggtggggtccgTTGCCCTACTGCCCACCCCAGAGCCTGTCTGCCAGATTCAGATTTTGTCTCTCTAACCTTGAGTGACTTTGAGTGATGCACTTGGCTGCTttgtgcctgttttctcatcGGTAAAATAGAGACGAAATAGTATACTTTATGGGATGTTTTggtaattaaatgaaataagtataTGTAAAGCACTCAGATCAGTGCCTGACATGGAGCAAACGTCAGGTGCTGGTTCTATTAGGTGAGAAAGGCTCGGGGAGCAGGTGGGCATCCAGAACATTTGCTGCTCCCTCATCTTCCAAGTAACTTTCAGAAGGAAGATTTAGGCTCATGGTTATGACTTTGTAGGGTCTTCAAAGAGTACTGAGCCAAACCAGATTCTGTGGGATGTGAAACTTACTTCCACGCTGTTGGAGTAACCCCACAGGGCACTGCCCATGACTCtgaatttactgagcacctggaAATTCACCCCCTTCCCGTTGGGTTTTCATAGGGAGAGGAGGAGTACAAGAAACCCAGAACAATCCTTTCTTCAGAGAAGATACGGGAGGACACCAAAGGGAGCTGTGCCTCTAACAGAACGCGTGGAAAAAACAATCAATAGTTTGGATGTGACAGCAAGGGGTCCACTGGGTACTCAGTGTTTAGAAACAGCAGCCTGTCCGGCCAGAGTGGGTGGGCGGAAGGAGGGCTTGCTTCTGGAGGGGGTGGGCCATGAGTGGGCCCATGAAGGAGACAAAAGTTCATTTTAAGAGGGGCCTTGGGTCCGCGGGAGGGTGGtccccatgtgtttgtggttCATGAACAGTCTGGTGGAgcatgggggtgagggtggagggacAGAAGAATATAAGGCGGAGCTAGACCCGGCGCAGACACCTTGAGCATCTTGAGCACGATGTATTTTCCCTCTTCTGGTCATTCCTTTCACCTTTGCAGCCCTTTCACCGTTAAATCTAGACCAACGTTGTCCAGTAGAAATCTAATGTGGGCCAGCACAcgtgtaatttttaattttctagaagCCACAGCAAAAGGGGGAAAGAACAGGTGAAAtgaattctaataatttttatttttttcccatatatctaaattattatcatttcaacatgtaatcaattaaaaaattattgatgagatgctttccatttttttgtttgtttggcacTGAGTCTTCAACGCGGccgtgtgtattttatatttatatcacaaCTCAATTCAGATGGTACTCAACAGGTACAAGTGGCCCATGGCCGCCTTGCTGGACGGCCAAGATGTAGATCGTCAGGCCGAAGCTGTCAGCCCCAGGGAAGGGCA
The sequence above is drawn from the Balaenoptera musculus isolate JJ_BM4_2016_0621 chromosome 15, mBalMus1.pri.v3, whole genome shotgun sequence genome and encodes:
- the BANF2 gene encoding barrier-to-autointegration factor-like protein, coding for MDHMSPRLRAFLSEPIGEKDVAWVDGVSRELAINLCTKGFNKAYTLLGQFLLMHKNEAEFQKWLICCCGATECEAWESSNCLKEWCSCFL